The window tcttgTGGGATAGTTTAGCAAATAGAAAAGTAACTGTACGGCTACAATAACAGCCATACAAAAGGAATATATTAGGATGGTGCTTGGAGCTCCTGCATTTAGGTGCCCCACCGAAAAGTAAGCCCCCAAATTATTGATATCCGGTAGTTTAATTAACATGGAAGATCCTGAAACCAAGTTGGAGTGGTTAGTTCACTCGTCACGTAATCAAGTTTTGAAAGTTTAAATTCTACTTTTTAGGCAGTAACTCATTGACTACTATGACtagctacactttttaaatagaGATTCGATACGATTAGTCTTTAACCGATCAAGTTCGGAGGAAAtactcaacaaaaaaaaaacatggaaGATACTTAAGGGAGAAAAAGCAAACTAATTAGCCAATTAAGTCTTCCTAGTCATTAGTCAACGATGCAAACTTCTCAAATAATGAGTTGTTGATCTTGGTTCCGAGAAGCAAGCAAGCTGCTTCTCACTTCTCAGCACTGAGGCGCAAGTAAAATTCGACCTTTATCAGTTAAAATCACCTGCATGGCATTCACCCTGGTATATCATCATCATcgttattctcttctttttccccTTTATTTTAATCTGCAAATCGTCTTTTCTGGAATTAAATGGGATATGATATATGGCAGTTGAAGGATAGGTTAAGCTTGCTGACGTTGCATCGTTCAAATTAATATTGGTTAAAAGGATTAGAAGCTAATTTGAGGGAAAACAGAAGAAAGAGTAGCTTGTAATTGTAAGCTTTAATTATTATGTGACTCTGTTACTCATCTTCCATACAGCAGCCTATTAAAGTTTCAAAAATGTTTGGGAGATAATAAAAAATCAGCTCAGAGTACCTAAAGTTACCTTATTCTGCATTCTTTAATTATCTTTGAAATAATTGAGTAATATTAGatgtaataaatttataattgtaGATGTTACATAAAGTTCAAAGTAAACTTGCTTGTTAATTAATTTTCTCTCATTCAATGGAATTAATCATGTTCTTGCTCTTGCAGTTACTGTAGTTACCCATGGCACAGCCTGCAGAAATATCATCATCTTCCTTCACCGGTGAGTGGACTTATGATGTTTTCCTCAGTTTTAGAGGGCAAGATACCCGCCACAATTTTACTGGTAATCTCTACCATTCTTTGGATCAAAAGGGAATACACACCTTCATCGATGATGAAAGCCTTAGAAAGGGAGAAGAAATTAAGCCATCCCTTCTCAAAGCAATTCAAGAATCTAGGACCGCCATAGTTGTTTTCTCAGAAAACTATGCGTCCTCAACTTATTGTTTGGATGAACTTGTCGCAATTCTTGAGCATTTGAAAGCAGAAGGTCGACTTGTTTGGCCTATCTTTTATGATGTGGATCCATCCGTTGTTCGACATCAGAGGGGTAGTTATGCAGAAGCTTTAGCAAAACATGAAGAAAGGTACCAAGATGACAAGGGCAAAGTGCAAAAATGGAGGAAAGCTTTGCTTGAAGCAGCTAACTTGTCTGGTTGGCATTTCATACAGGGGTACCATACCAGTCACAGTCACACTATccttttatatttatgtattattatataaaaaatcttagtgttttcttagtgtttttcaTTTCATAAGCTTTAGCATGAAGTTTTACAATGTGCAGGTCTCAAACAGAATATAAGTTTATTACAAATATCATTAGAACTGTCTCCGAAAAGCTCAATCACACTCCTTTACATGTTGCTGACAACCCAGTTGGGCTAGGATCACTGGTGCTTCAAGTGAAATCTATTATGGGAATTAGCTCTAGTGAGAGAGTTAAGATGATCGGAATTTGTGGGACTGGTGGAATAGGTAAAACAACAATTGCACGAGCTGTGTATAACCTGCTCGCTGACCaatttgatggtttgtgttttCTTGCGGACATCAGAGAAAAGGCGATTGATAAGCATGGCCTTGTACAGCTGCAGGAAACACTACTTTCTGAAATACTTGGAGAGAAAGATATTAAGATTGGATGTGTCAATAAAGGGATTCCACTAATAAAAAGGAGGCTCCAAAGAAAGAAGGTCCTATTGGTACTTGATGATGTGGACAATCTTAAACAGTTAAAGGCAATTGCTGGAGGAAATGATTGGTTTGGCTTTGGTAGTCGAATCATTATCACATCTAGAGACAAGCATCTGTTAAGTGCTCATGGGGTGAGTGAGTTTTATGAGGTTAAAGAGTTAAGTAAAAGAGATGCACTTGAATTGTTCAGTTGGAATGccttcaaaagcaacaaagttgATCCAGGTTATGCAAAAATTTCAAGCCGTGTCCTGTCGTATGCCGGTGGTCTTCCTTTAGCTCTGCAAGTAATTGGTTCCAACTTGTATAATAGAGGCATTGATGAATGGAAGTCTGCGCTAGATAAATATGAAAGAATTCCTAATAAAGAGGTTAATGAAATACTTAAGCTAAGTTATGATGGTCTGGAGGAAGATGAGAAGAATATTTTCCTTGACATTGCTTGTTTCTTCAACAAATACAAAATGTCCTATGTCAGAGGAATGCTACATGCACATGGTTTCCATCCAGAACATGGCATTCGAGTTTTGGTTGACAAATCTCTTGTGAGTATTGATAGAAATGATTGTCTGAGAATGCATGACTTGATTCAGGATATGGGTAGAGAAATTGTTAGACAGGAATCTCCTTCTCAGCCTGGCAAACGTAGTAGATTGTGGTTTGATGAGGATATTTTTCAAGTTTTGCAAAATGAGACGGTATGTTGGATTCTTCttgattttgttttccttttcttttctgacAATGTTCTGATCTGGTTATGTTTGATGCTTGAGAAGGGTACCGATAAAGTCGAAGTcataattttgaactcaagcagACAGAAAGAAGTGTGTTGGAATGGGAATGCATTCCAGAAGATGAGGAATCTTAGAGTTCTTATTGTTGGGGATGCATACTTTTCTACAGGTCCCAAACATCTCCCAAATAGTTTACGGGTTTTGGATTGGGTCGGATATCCATCAACATCTTTACCATCTGGTTTTAATCCTACCGAGCTCTCCATACTCAGCATGATTAGTAGCTGCCTTAAATTCGACAAACCACTCAAGGTAGTAATTGTTTCATACTATTGTGATGTATTTCATGGCTCTTGATTTGTTTACATGAGTTCAACAATTCTTGTTTTTGTTCTGCAGGTGTTTTGTTCTTTGagttttatgaattttgaagattgtaatttgttAAGACAAGTACCCAGCCTTTTTGGACTCCCAAACTTAAGGGCATTGTGTCTTGATAATTGCACCAATTTAGTTAAAGTTCATTATTCTGTTGGATTTCTTAAGAAACTCATTTTGTTGAGTGCTCAAGGATGCTCCAAGCTCCAAAGTTTTGTAAGTGCCATTAATTTGCCATCTCTTGAGACTCTAGACCTAAAGTGGTGCACAAGTCTTGAGAGTTTTCCAGAAGTACTAGGACAAATGGAAAACCTCAAAGAGGTTTATTTGGACCACACTGCCATAAAAGAATTTCCATTTTCAATCCACCGTCTGATTGGGCTTGAACGGTTGTTCCTGAGGAGATGCAAAAATCTCAACCAACTTCCAGTCAGCATTAGTTTATTACCCAAACTTGAGGTGTTGATTGATTACAAGGGCAGAGGATATCGATTGTATGAACCACACAAAGCTGAAGAAGCCCTGATGTCAAAAGTGTTCGTATCTCCCTCTTTAGAAGTGGATAAGGGATATATGCTTCCCTTTGCCAAAGCATATTGTATAACGATGATTGACTACAATGTCATCCAAGAATATCCACTATCCGGCATTGTTTTGCCTGAAAAACACGTCCATTTTGGGAGTGGATCATCTGTTTCGTTTTGGTTTCGTGAAAGATTTCCAAAGGTCACAATCTTGCTTATTGCAGAACCTTCTTTATACATTGAAATCATGCATACTTCAGTGTGTGAGTTCAGATACTCGGTGGTCATCAATGGAATCAACCAATTAAATTCTTCATGTGATTACATCATTTGTGAGACGCGGAAATTGTGTCTGACTATTTTTCTGGGAGACCTTCAACGCCTGATTGAGGAGGGTGCTGTCAAAAGAGTGTTTTCCGTTTCCAAGGATGAACAGAATCACGTTGAGGTTTCATGCGAACTAAAATATCACATGCCATATGATCCTAAGCATGTAAGTGAAGGCCAAAACAGAAGCATAGAAGGAACAATAAAGCAAAGCACCGTTCATGGGGACATGCATGATATCCTATTATATCTATCTCCCTACTGCAAGAATAGTTTCCGCTGCTACTACCAAAGCAAAGCACTTCAAAAATAcatgagaagaaaagaaaagcaggCACAACATATAAGGTTGTTTCCGAATATCTATAATCTATAACGATATAtctatctataacaatatataatggtaaAACCTGTTTTGGTGTCCaaaacttttttttcaattttatcctttctAATAACCTATCCAGTATAACTTCTATAATTATCTCTTTCTTCCTTTATTCTCTCTCACTTCACATCATAATAGAAAAAATTTTCTCATCCATCTTCTCGTGCATTCTTCTCACTTCATCTAAATATAATGTAAAATGTAATATAATTTGTTTTTcgtcattaaataaaagtgtaaaactatgtttatatgtttgttttgattaattacaGTGGACAACATATCAATAGAAGATTCACGTGGAAGTGGTCAAGCCCACTTGGCAAGACTATGCTAGGCGACAAAGACAAAATATGAGCGAAGAATAGAGGCAGCAACATCTCGCCAAGAGACGTGGCAGTTACCGACACCGACAGAGTATCAGACGTTCAACTAATATGACAACACCATTAGAAGATATCACAAGTTATATTTTCAGTTAATAAATTTAGAGGAATGttagggggccagcaacttttgtgatttgtagccatcaaatagccatcaatgatagttttaatggtgtgagattggtgtgaaatttcatcacATGagtcacttttctttgctggttacatacttgccagaatttaacaaaattgctggcccctagacttttccataaatttatattgttagtatatcatttaatatgaattatttttattttcatgctaataataaaaaatttttaaatattcaaatacTCATAATAATAGTAGAGTTGGTTCAAGTAATAGATCGAATGGTCCAAATATACGTAAGAATcctgtatatttatttaattaataataatctaTTTTTTCTTAGGTTTTGATTCAATAAACCTTCCATATTTGTCCTAAATAatattgttataaatattattataatatcttaatgaactttaaattaaatatctataacaatatatatatatatatagagggaATAGGAGAATTTGGTATCCAATTTCCGCTTTTTCATCTTAATCCTATAAATAAATGGTGTTTAATATAATTGTCgtcttaaaatttggtaaaaaatgtaattattagttaattttgcTTTATTCTTTGTACACATAACTTAAAAAATGGTGTTATCTTTTTATTCTACACATAACTTCTATCCATGTTGTCTTCTTCCTTGTTTTATGGAGTACAAGAGTGAGCACGGGTCGGTTTGGTTTAGatttatggtaaaattagaattagaaCCGAACTGATCAAAATGTAATCGATTCGGTTTGGTatgaatttgtatttttttgtacatGTACCCGAactaaaccaaaccgattaagaacggatCGGTTCGGTTTGAgtaattgggtacccgatgactttgaaattcataaaaaaaaaaaccaaatttttatcttaaaaattcaacaagtacaataaacatgtagaaataatccaaacatgttaaacatcaaatacattaaaaactaaactcattaaaatctaaacatattaataatgaataatcattgtctaatggaaaagccatatatattttttttatttttttatttaattaatatatgatcgggttcgCGAATTGGTTTGGGTTCCGCACTCCCAAAATCGATACtcgaaccaatcactaacaaaagtcattggtttggttcggtttagACCCGATTACCTGTTGATTTCAGAACCAATTCAATTGGTTCGGTTCGATTCGGACGGGtaatcgggtacccgctacccgTACTCACCCCTAGAGTACATGTAGTATTCTCtccctatctttattttacttaattaaaaaaataatgataaa is drawn from Arachis hypogaea cultivar Tifrunner chromosome 12, arahy.Tifrunner.gnm2.J5K5, whole genome shotgun sequence and contains these coding sequences:
- the LOC112726789 gene encoding disease resistance protein Roq1 is translated as MAQPAEISSSSFTGEWTYDVFLSFRGQDTRHNFTGNLYHSLDQKGIHTFIDDESLRKGEEIKPSLLKAIQESRTAIVVFSENYASSTYCLDELVAILEHLKAEGRLVWPIFYDVDPSVVRHQRGSYAEALAKHEERYQDDKGKVQKWRKALLEAANLSGWHFIQGSQTEYKFITNIIRTVSEKLNHTPLHVADNPVGLGSLVLQVKSIMGISSSERVKMIGICGTGGIGKTTIARAVYNLLADQFDGLCFLADIREKAIDKHGLVQLQETLLSEILGEKDIKIGCVNKGIPLIKRRLQRKKVLLVLDDVDNLKQLKAIAGGNDWFGFGSRIIITSRDKHLLSAHGVSEFYEVKELSKRDALELFSWNAFKSNKVDPGYAKISSRVLSYAGGLPLALQVIGSNLYNRGIDEWKSALDKYERIPNKEVNEILKLSYDGLEEDEKNIFLDIACFFNKYKMSYVRGMLHAHGFHPEHGIRVLVDKSLVSIDRNDCLRMHDLIQDMGREIVRQESPSQPGKRSRLWFDEDIFQVLQNETGTDKVEVIILNSSRQKEVCWNGNAFQKMRNLRVLIVGDAYFSTGPKHLPNSLRVLDWVGYPSTSLPSGFNPTELSILSMISSCLKFDKPLKVFCSLSFMNFEDCNLLRQVPSLFGLPNLRALCLDNCTNLVKVHYSVGFLKKLILLSAQGCSKLQSFVSAINLPSLETLDLKWCTSLESFPEVLGQMENLKEVYLDHTAIKEFPFSIHRLIGLERLFLRRCKNLNQLPVSISLLPKLEVLIDYKGRGYRLYEPHKAEEALMSKVFVSPSLEVDKGYMLPFAKAYCITMIDYNVIQEYPLSGIVLPEKHVHFGSGSSVSFWFRERFPKVTILLIAEPSLYIEIMHTSVCEFRYSVVINGINQLNSSCDYIICETRKLCLTIFLGDLQRLIEEGAVKRVFSVSKDEQNHVEVSCELKYHMPYDPKHVSEGQNRSIEGTIKQSTVHGDMHDILLYLSPYCKNSFRCYYQSKALQKYMRRKEKQAQHISGQHINRRFTWKWSSPLGKTMLGDKDKI